Within the bacterium genome, the region TCGTATTTATTCGCGAGTTATTTTGAGCAATTGTTAGGTAGGGATTATGGCAAAAGCCGTCAAGAGGAAAGGCCGACGGGTAGCAAAGCGCAAGGAGAAGCGAGTTGTTCCCGAGGGTGTGATTCACATCCAATCGACGTTCAACAACACGATTATTACAGTAGCTGACAGGTATGGGAACGTGATTGCGTGGTCGAGTGCTGGCAAGATGGGTTTCAAGGGCTCGAGAAAGGGGACGCCGTTTGGGGCGCAGGTAGCGGCGCGTGCGGCGGCGCAATCAGCGATTGTGATGGGCATGCGGAAGGCTGAGCTTTACGTGAAGGGGCCGGGCTCTGGCCGGGACACCGCGATGAAGGCGTTGCAGTCAGAGGGGATAGAGGTAACGCTGATGCGGGACGTTACGCCGATCCCGCACGATGGTTGCAGGGCTCCGAAGCGGCGTAGAGTCTAAGTTCACTTAGGACTTATTTTGGGAGAGTCATT harbors:
- the rpsK gene encoding 30S ribosomal protein S11; this encodes MAKAVKRKGRRVAKRKEKRVVPEGVIHIQSTFNNTIITVADRYGNVIAWSSAGKMGFKGSRKGTPFGAQVAARAAAQSAIVMGMRKAELYVKGPGSGRDTAMKALQSEGIEVTLMRDVTPIPHDGCRAPKRRRV